A stretch of the Athene noctua chromosome 35, bAthNoc1.hap1.1, whole genome shotgun sequence genome encodes the following:
- the LOC141972800 gene encoding protein Smaug homolog 2-like, translated as MRRSRPGAARGPPPPLEGPEDAATESGPSRSAAAPEENRHPPLYPPTSSSRPGGAALPSQLHPSPLEPSLSLVPSSAQGGASEWCGGGDKTPVPVPPHLSFGAHTPPSSQSSVASWGSEQTEEPAGSRNTFKEEGSGMKDVPSWLKSLGLQKYTALFSQMTYEEMMTLTEHCLESQNVPRRVQQRILLSIQNLWERPRILKVVEKHIIAGCSLWLALQELQKIIVTPIKASNAAAPVPYGDIPRLFTRVMGKVWIQLLTSPPDENFTSYLQLLEKCMVHEAFTGRQKKRLRTWWWQVQRLLCTFPVATRRWLAPGPARPPPGASPPRHGPGDQPHA; from the exons ATGCGACGTTCTCGCCCCGGTGCTGCTCgagggccaccacctcctctcgaggggcccgaagatgcagccaccgagtcggggccgtcccggtccgcggcggctcctgaggagaacaggcacccgcccttgtacccccccaccagcagcagcaggccggggggagcag ctctgccctcccagctgcaccccagcccgctggagccctccctctcgctggtgcccagcagtgcccagggaggggcatCGGAATGGTGTGGGGGGGGTGACAAaacccctgtccccgtgcccccccacctCTCTTTCGGGGCCCACACCCCCCCGTCCTcccaaagcagcgtggcctcgtggggcagcgaacagaccgaggagccGGCCGGCAGCCGCAACACCTTcaaggaggagggcagcggcatgaaag atgtcccctcctggctgaagagcctggggctgcagaaatacacggcgcttttctcccaaatgacgtacgaggagatgatgaCGCTGACGGAGCATTGCCTCGAGTCGCAG AATGTCCCCAGGCGCGTGCAGCAGAggatcctcctcagcatccagaaCCTGTGGGAGCGGCCGAGAATCCTCAAGGTCGTGGAGAAG CACATCATAGCGGGGTGCAGCCTGTGGCTGGCGCTTCAGGAGCTCCAGAAGATcatagtgacccccattaaagccAGCAACGCCGCAGCCCCCGTCCCTTACGGGGACATCCCGAGGCTgttcacccgtgtcatgggcaaag ttTGGATCCAGCTCCTGACGTCACCGCCAGACGAGAACTTCACGAGTTAcctgcagctcctggagaagTGCATGGTCCATGAG gcgTTCACAGGGAGACAGAAGAAGAGGCTCCGCAcctggtggtggcaggtccagAGGCTGCTCTGCACCTTCCCAGTCGCTACCCGTCGATGGctcgccccaggccctgctcgccctcccccagg agcgtcccctccccggcacggacctggagatcagccccacgcctga
- the LOC141972798 gene encoding uncharacterized protein C19orf47-like isoform X1: protein MSRARSGPRARLRLPGVPAAPRPPPSRGPRRPRRRLPTARGGPPGPPALEGAPLPVPLPALGWRRRVSPGGAVPCGAPRGGIPVGPGPAAGAERIQKNMLVDLNKEMMNEVGIREVGDIVAILRHARVVCSRQPDDRRQPEQRLASRRPAPAAAPRLLDLRPRLQRTGRREGSIMQHGRRTSNGPGKTPAGDGGNGREIHHQRARGTTSRTKKIPQQQAAKGLQRTSVFDRLGAKAKADTATGGKPAGVFSRLGDALGTDGDKATESDDDCSVLQYAGVLKKLAKPPPKESAEPGGTVKAEATSSEAKPVPVTAATQRAGRRNAAGSRTATKPSPAASKIGGVSVVAVPVEARGGDGTSTKDKSEPEFWVASARGRRSRPRQE, encoded by the exons ATGTCTCGGGCCAGGTCTGGGCCCCGCGCAAGGCTGCGGCTGCCGGGGGTGCCCgctgcgccccgtccccccccgtcccgaGGGCcccggcgtccgcggcggcggctgccaacagcccgcgggggcccccccggtcCTCCGGCGCTCGAGGGGGCGCCCCTGCCCgttcccctgcccgccctcggcTGGCGGCGCCGGGTGAGTCCTGGCGGGGCCGTCCCTTGCGGCGCTCCCCGAGGGGGGATTccggtggggccgggcccggcggcgggagcggagag gatccaaaagaacatgttggtggatctgaacaaggagatgatgaatgaagtgggcatcagagaggtgggagacatCGTCGCCATCCTCAGACATGCCCGAGTCGTGTGCAG CCGCCAGCCGGACGATCGCCGCCAGCCTGAGCAGAGactcgcctcccgccgccccgctcccgcagcggCCCCACGCCTCCTCGATCTCCGTCCCCGTCTCCAACGCACCGGCCGCCGCGAAGGCAG CATTATGCAACACGGCAGGAGAACGTCCAACGGTCCCGGTAAAACGCCGGCGGGTGACGGcggaaatggaagggaaatacatCATCAACGTGCCCGGGGCACCACGTCGAGGACGAAGAAAATCCCGCAACAGCAAGCGGCCAAAG gtctgcagaggacATCTGTCTTCGACCGGCTGGGAGCCAAGGCGAAAGCGGACACGGCCacaggagggaag CCCGCGGGGGTCTTCAGCAGACTGGGCGATGCCTTGGGGACCGATGGGGACAAAGCCACCGAGAGCGACGACGACTGCTCCGTGCTCCAGTACGCTGGCGTCCTAAAAAAACTCGCCAAACCTCCCCCTAAGGAAAGCGCTGAGCCGGGAGGGACCGTCAAGGCGGAAGCCACCAGTTCGGAAGCCAAACCGGTCCCCGTCACCGCAGCCACCCAGCGAGCGGGTCGCAGGAACGCCGCCGGTAGCCGTACGGCAACAAAACCGTCACCGGCGGCGTCTAAAATCGGCGGCGTCAGCGTTGTGGCAGTGCCGGTCGAAGCGCGGGGTGGTGACGGCACCAGCACGAAGGATAAAAGCGAACCCGAATTTTGG gtggcatcagcccgtggccgcaggagccggccgaggcaggagtag
- the LOC141972798 gene encoding uncharacterized protein C19orf47-like isoform X2, with protein MKWASERWETSSPSSDMPESCAGSRQPDDRRQPEQRLASRRPAPAAAPRLLDLRPRLQRTGRREGSIMQHGRRTSNGPGKTPAGDGGNGREIHHQRARGTTSRTKKIPQQQAAKGLQRTSVFDRLGAKAKADTATGGKPAGVFSRLGDALGTDGDKATESDDDCSVLQYAGVLKKLAKPPPKESAEPGGTVKAEATSSEAKPVPVTAATQRAGRRNAAGSRTATKPSPAASKIGGVSVVAVPVEARGGDGTSTKDKSEPEFWVASARGRRSRPRQE; from the exons atgaagtgggcatcagagaggtgggagacatCGTCGCCATCCTCAGACATGCCCGAGTCGTGTGCAGGCAG CCGCCAGCCGGACGATCGCCGCCAGCCTGAGCAGAGactcgcctcccgccgccccgctcccgcagcggCCCCACGCCTCCTCGATCTCCGTCCCCGTCTCCAACGCACCGGCCGCCGCGAAGGCAG CATTATGCAACACGGCAGGAGAACGTCCAACGGTCCCGGTAAAACGCCGGCGGGTGACGGcggaaatggaagggaaatacatCATCAACGTGCCCGGGGCACCACGTCGAGGACGAAGAAAATCCCGCAACAGCAAGCGGCCAAAG gtctgcagaggacATCTGTCTTCGACCGGCTGGGAGCCAAGGCGAAAGCGGACACGGCCacaggagggaag CCCGCGGGGGTCTTCAGCAGACTGGGCGATGCCTTGGGGACCGATGGGGACAAAGCCACCGAGAGCGACGACGACTGCTCCGTGCTCCAGTACGCTGGCGTCCTAAAAAAACTCGCCAAACCTCCCCCTAAGGAAAGCGCTGAGCCGGGAGGGACCGTCAAGGCGGAAGCCACCAGTTCGGAAGCCAAACCGGTCCCCGTCACCGCAGCCACCCAGCGAGCGGGTCGCAGGAACGCCGCCGGTAGCCGTACGGCAACAAAACCGTCACCGGCGGCGTCTAAAATCGGCGGCGTCAGCGTTGTGGCAGTGCCGGTCGAAGCGCGGGGTGGTGACGGCACCAGCACGAAGGATAAAAGCGAACCCGAATTTTGG gtggcatcagcccgtggccgcaggagccggccgaggcaggagtag
- the LOC141972799 gene encoding protein Smaug homolog 2-like, with product MRRSRPDAARGPPPPLEGPEDAATEPGPSRSAAAPEENRHPPLCPPTSRTGPGGAALPSQLHPSPLEPSLSLVPSSARGGGPECVGGGDKTPLPVHPRPPFGDHTPPSPQSSVASSGSKPTEEPAGGRNTFQEEGSGMKDVPSWLKSLGLQKYTALFSQMTYEEMMTLTEHQLESQNVPRSARQRILLSIQNLRERPNILMAMETRIIWGGSLWMVMQELQQIIVTPIKAFRPPPAAPHPDDTSDGAPPGATNTEAPSAPVPDGDIPGQFTRVMGKVCAQLLESWPNKENIISYLDLLEQCLSHEAFTETQKRRLLSWWWQVQRVLRTFPIGADQQLAPGPARPPPGASPPRHGPGDQPHA from the exons ATGCGACGTTCTCGCCCCGATGCTGCTCgagggccaccacctcctctcgaggggcccgaagatgcagccaccgagccggggccgtcccggtccgcggcggctcctgaggagaacaggcaccCGCCCTTGTGCCCCCCCACCAGCAGaacggggccggggggagcag ctctgccctcccagctgcaccccagcccgctggagccctccctctcgctggtgcccagcagtgcccggggagggggacccgaatgcGTTGGGGGGGGTGACAAAACTCCTCTCCCTGTGCACCCCCGCCCACCTTTTGGGGACCacacccccccgtccccccaaagcagcgtggcctcttcAGGCAGCAAACCGACCGAGGAGCCAGCCGGCGGCCGCAACACCTTccaggaggagggcagcggcatgaaag atgtcccctcctggctgaagagcctggggctgcagaaatacacggcgcttttctcccaaatgacgtacgaggagatgatgaCGCTGACGGAGCATCAACTGGAGTCACAG AATGTCCCCAGGAGCGCACGGCAGAggatcctcctcagcatccagaaCCTGCGGGAGCGGCCAAACATCCTCATGGCAATGGAGACG CGCATCATATGGGGGGGCAGCCTGTGGATGGTGATGCAGGAGCTCCAACAGATcatagtgacccccattaaagcctttcgcccccccccggccgctcCCCACCCAGATGACACCTCCgacggggcccccccgggggccaCCAACACCGAAGCGCCCTCAGCCCCCGTCCCCGACGGGGACATCCCGGGGCAGTTCACCCGTGTCATGGGAAAAG tCTGTGCCCAGCTCCTGGAGTCGTGGCCAAACAAGGAGAACATCATCAGTTACCTCGACCTCCTGGAGCAGTGCCTGAGCCACGAG gcgttcacagagacacagaagaggaggctcctctcctggtggtggcaggtccagAGAGTGCTCCGCACCTTCCCAATCGGTGCCGATCAACAGctcgccccaggccctgctcgccctcccccagg agcgtcccctccccggcacggacctggagatcagccccacgcctga